Genomic window (Nymphaea colorata isolate Beijing-Zhang1983 chromosome 1, ASM883128v2, whole genome shotgun sequence):
TTTTCAGATAAGACttaactttctaaaatttatacATCTCAAATTTGGACATTCACATTGTGCGGACAACACAAGAAGACAACAATTATAGCGTCTTGTCCCTTTAGAATGCATGGTTATGCTTATACCATCCACTGGAACCTCTCTGCAGGAGAAACATTCAGTGATGTCGTTGGAAGCCCTTACTATGTAGCACCTGAAGTGCTCCGGAAGCATTATGGACCGGAGGCAGATGTTTGGAGTGCAGGTGTCATCATTTACATTTTGTTATCTGGCGTTCCACCATTTTGGGCTGGTAAGAATCTTGGGTATTCTGTTTCATTCTCCATTATGATTTTACAAAGTTTTTTGTTAACGGAGGTGCTACACTTGACCATTCATTATTTGCATTCTACCACAGAAACTGAGCAGGGAATATTCGATCAGGTTTTGCATGGTGATCTTGATTTCTCAATGGATCCTTGGCCTGCAATCTCAGATGAAGCAAAGGATCTGCTAAAGAAAATGCTCACTAGGAATCCCAAAAAACGGCCGACAGCACATGAGGTCTTATGTAAGTTTCACTGATTGGAAGCTTATTATTTTTAAAGATATCTAAAGCTGATAAATCATTTGTCTAAAAGGAAACAACATCCCATTTGACTAAAACATGACTATATTCCCGTTAACTAGACAgaaggaggagggagaaaaCCGACAGAAAATTTCTGGCTGCTTCAAAGTAGCcagttcatgtttttttttttttttttcacaagatAGTTTTTTTGGAATCTAGTTTTTCAATCTGATTAGTATGTGGACACCAACTTTTTCATATACCAGCAGATAAAATGTTGCAAACAATTATAAAAGGTGCAGAAAGATGGTTCTATGCCTGATCAAAATTGAAGTTTCATTTAAACAAGGCTGCATTATAATCATTTTTCCTACTCTATTGCTTGAAGTTTCTATGGCCAGTTTTTGATGGTCATGTCATGCTTATTTTTTCTTGAGTTCCTGACCAAAATGGTATGGAGGTAGTGATATTTTGTGATTGTGTAATTGATTCCTATCAGTGTACCTCCAagtacttttattttttagccTGTTTCACTGCATTGAAATATCAACCTTGCAGGCAGGTGGTTCAGATCCTTCCTTTTATGAAAAAACAATTCATGGAAGctttacttttctttgtttgttctGAAATAATCTGATCGGATGTAACCTGGGTCCACGAACAActaagaaagaaaactaaaaccTCTTGAAAGTATAATCAGCCTTTGTGAAGGAAAAATGCTACATGAACCAGCTGAACAACCAATTGGATCTGCAAGACTAGTTGGCCTTAGCATTTTCTTCTACCTGCTTCAGGATATAGTGTTTCACACGGTTGACCACATTAAAGTTTTATCCTCATAATAATATGTTCTTATCTGGTTTGTATTTGTGCAGATGTATGTCAATTTTATTTATTCtgctttatttttctcattgtagcattttacataatttttcataagcattgcatcctttttttttaagatcaaATAGTGTCAAGCTTTTTTAAAGAACCTTTCTGGAAAATGGAATAAACAAGGCCTTTCTGATAGTCAGGACTTCATGAAACTTTTTCCTCTGAATGAGTTAATGTTCATGGCTTCTTTCCAGGTCACCCATGGGTTCAAGTTGATGGTGTTGCTCCCGATAAGCCTCTTGATTCTGCAGTTCTGTCCCGTTTGAAGCAATTCTCTGCCATGAATAAGCTCAAGAAAATGGCCCTGAGAGTAAGTATTGCCCTTTAACTATTCTATTCATTTTCTTAATCAACTTGCGGCATATGTGCCGATTCATAGTAGTTCATCTGTATTTTATGAACATCATTAGGAGATGTGGGAACTATCTGATAATCTTTGTTCCCAGAAATGAGTTAGAAGATTCATATCCAATTTGTATTTTTGATTAATTGATGGTGTTCCTCCCTACAGGTCATTGCTGATAGTCTCTCTGAAGAAGAGATTGCTGGGTTGAAAGAGATGTTCAGGATGATAGATACTGATAATAGTGGATCTATCACATTTGAGGAGCTTAAGGCAGGTTTAAAAAGGGTTGGTGCTAATCTGACGGAGAATGAAATCCATGCTCTAATGGAAGCAGTAAGTATCTCCAGTTCTTGTATGAATGTTATGCAGCAGCTGAAAATTTTGTGGTCCAagaatctttcttttttgatttccTTGAGTTTCCGGCATGTTTAAAGATCTTGATAATGTTTTTTGATGTCATTCAATTAGTTAGTTCATTATGtgacttaaattttttttcaggcCCCCATTAAGTCTGCAAAACAGGAATGACATGCTGTAAATTTACAGCATGCTACTTAATTTGCAGCTCTTTGTTGTAAACAAAGTTTTCTGTTGTTCTTCAGGTTTAATGAAAATCACTGTGCTTTATAGTCATAGACAAACAGTCCCATGAAAGATGCTTCTGTTTCCTAGACAAAGCACTAGGTATTTACCATGGCCCTTGTGTTTCATacacaatattttaaaaagccATCAAGACTTAGGGAACAGCATATTTGTCGGTATAATATCTTCTGCATTTCTGTCTAGGATCCAGATATATGGCTAATACGTACCATGTTCATATGATGAATGATAAAtctcttggttttttttttccggtcCGACCAATGCACTTGTTCAAATCATAATTTGCAGGCAGACGTGGATAACAGTGGGACCATAGATTATGGAGAGTTTATTGCTGCAACTCTTCATTTGAACAAAGCACAGAGGGAGGACCATCTATTTGCAGCTTTCTCATACTTTGACAAAGATGGCAGTGGTTACATCACACAAGATGAACTTCAACAGGCCTGTGAAGAATTTGGTATAGAAGATGTACGCCTAGAAGAAATGATCTATGAAGTAGATCAGGATAATGTGAGTTGCCTCTACAAACTGactaaaatttccttttttgtcttttgtgtGAAGGCTGTCTGCTTAATTACTGCTAGATGTTTGGGCATGTTTACATTTCAGCAGTGTGCTTTAGGCCATTGGTCGCCACCTTGGAAAGTGTGTTTGTTTTATGCTGTATATGGATCAAATACAATCTTATTGTTTTTGTAATTCTTTACTATAAGACAGGAATTAATTCTTTTGAACTTTCAACTTCTCAGGACGGACGAATAGATTACAATGAGTTTGTAGCAATGATGCAGAAGGGTAATCCAGCTTTTGGTAAGAAAGGCCTACAGAACAACTTCAGCATTGGTTTTAGAGAGGCGCTAAAGCTTTGACGACTCTTCAGATACATAAGCTTTAAGggcatatatttttttcattattcttgTCATTGGTGATTCATAGTTACATAAAGATGTGCAAGTACGCCTGGCTTATGAGGAAGAATCAACCACAGCTGGTGTTTGCAGACATTGAGAGCTATAAGAGCTCATCTTGAAAAAGCATTAAAGCGTCGTTGACTATTCAGACAGTGTCATTATTCTTGTTATTGGAGAATCATAATTGGGTGCTGGTGTTCGGAAACCTTCAAAGGTATAGATGTGACTAACAATAGCTTGTCTGTCATTCATTGTTTAAGAGTTCTGGTGGATTTCAATTGGAACAGCGTTTGATGTACATGCAGTTGCCTGTTGTATAAAGCCCACCTAAGTCGCAACTGTTCTCTTTATCATTAAAATGCTTACAGGAAGAAAGGTGCTTTGCTTAGCATGACGGAAAGTTGAATGctgaaattttgatttgctTGGCATTTTTTTTGCCAGAATTTTTCATGCGTTTATGCTGTGTGTTTCCATCTCTCCTTTTGTCTTCCTTCCCCTTGGATTATCTTCAATACCCTTCGGTGTTTGAGGAATTCTCCTTTTACGTAATCAGTAAAAATTTGGATAGCTTCAATCTTTACGCTTATGTTATACAAACTTCTCTTTATCGCATGAAAAGTAATTCGGTACGGGTCCCGTCCTCTGCCTACTGTACAACCTTGGAAGAAAACGGCCTATGCGCTTGACTAAACTGAGCGTAGAAAGCTGTCTACTGCAGCAACGGAAGGTTATGAAATCTAACAAAGATATTTTCTGCCACTTAGCTTTCTGTGAACGACAATGCTACTGGGGCTTTACTTTCTGGTTATGTTTGGTCCATGAGGTGAATGGACCTCTATTTGAGAGTCGAACAAAATCTACCACTCACATAATACTTCGTCCAAAAGTGTAAGAATCAGCATAATATTATGATTTTCTGATGTCTAAATCATGTTTAGGCCAAAAAGGGCTAATCGTTCATTTTAAAACTCGTGTAGAGCGATCGACATGGTTTATGTTGAATCCTATATTTTTGAAGATGGGCATCGCGTTCATATATTTCGTCCTATGAAATGCTACTTCAGAAAGCATGAGTTTAAGCTGCCGAGTAGAAGGACGGAAgccaacttttttcttttgaggaaAATCATAAtagacttttttctttttctatagtTATCACGCAGCGCTTTGATAAAGCATTACAAATAGTTACTTCTACATTTTGTAAGAGGGTCGACATGCATTAACAGTCAAAAAATAGGAATTTAATTTGCAAAGCAATATGAGGCAAGGATACGATGCCAATTATCAACTACTAGACTACTTCGGAGAAAAGccagaaaaatattttccgATAGAAAAATTTAAACTATGATACTTCCAGTAGGATTATGAATCATGTCAATTCTTTAAGATATTGTAATTGATCTAATTAAGTCAACCCCTGCTCTTTTattgctttaattttttaatggcGTGGACATCATAAGGAGGCTTGGTGGTGGGGACTCACCATcaccataaagaaaaaaaagaaaggtactttcctttttcccttttgcagTTGGATCTAAGTTGTTTTGCATATCAAATGCACTTGCATGGGCATATTATTGGTTGGTTTCTCCTTTTAGGAATTTAGTTAGAATACTTAAAACTAAGTAGTTGGAGCATTTGAAATTAGAGATCTGATTTTAATTATCTTTCTTTAGAATGAACGCATTGAGATTTTCTCGCTATCATTGTGCCTTTAAGGAAAAAGTTGCTGTCCACATTAGAAAACATCTGGGCCATCAATATCCAATATTTCTGAAAGAACAAATTTGGGAGGCCATTTGGCCTGGAAAACTGTCAGAATTTGCTTCTCTTATAGCCCATCTAATCTCTTCACCAGGGATAGGCTTGAGGAGAAAATATTCTCCTCCCTGGACGCCTTTTTCCCTGACAATCTAAAGAGCAAACATTCTCCTCCAAAAAGCCTCCTTGATGAAGAATCTTTTGCAAAGAACTGCTTAAACTGCC
Coding sequences:
- the LOC116259470 gene encoding calcium-dependent protein kinase 10-like isoform X2, with product MGNTCVGPNITKNGFLQSISSVATGHYSLWKTKATDQILPTGSSEATAESKEESKPSEPLPVQDKPPSPVRMAESSSEPEGVKPKKASSDSEVKRQPSFRRCILGRKTENLKDLYTLGRKLGQGQFGTTYLCVEKTTGKEYACKSIAKRKLVAEDDVEDVRREIQIMHHLAGHPNMISITGAYEDALAVHVVMELCAGGELFDRIVAKGHYSERKAADLARVIVGVVEACHSLGVMHRDLKPENFLFVDKREESSLKTIDFGLSIFFKPGETFSDVVGSPYYVAPEVLRKHYGPEADVWSAGVIIYILLSGVPPFWAETEQGIFDQVLHGDLDFSMDPWPAISDEAKDLLKKMLTRNPKKRPTAHEVLCHPWVQVDGVAPDKPLDSAVLSRLKQFSAMNKLKKMALRVIADSLSEEEIAGLKEMFRMIDTDNSGSITFEELKAGLKRVGANLTENEIHALMEAADVDNSGTIDYGEFIAATLHLNKAQREDHLFAAFSYFDKDGSGYITQDELQQACEEFGIEDVRLEEMIYEVDQDNDGRIDYNEFVAMMQKGNPAFGKKGLQNNFSIGFREALKL
- the LOC116259470 gene encoding calcium-dependent protein kinase 26-like isoform X1; translation: MGNTCVGPNITKNGFLQSISSVATGHYSLWKTKATDQILPTGSSEATAESKEESKPSEPLPVQDKPPSPVRMAESSSEPEGVKPKKASSDSEVKRQPSFRRCILGRKTENLKDLYTLGRKLGQGQFGTTYLCVEKTTGKEYACKSIAKRKLVAEDDVEDVRREIQIMHHLAGHPNMISITGAYEDALAVHVVMELCAGGELFDRIVAKGHYSERKAADLARVIVGVVEACHSLGVMHRDLKPENFLFVDKREESSLKTIDFGLSIFFKPGETFSDVVGSPYYVAPEVLRKHYGPEADVWSAGVIIYILLSGVPPFWAGKNLGYSVSFSIMILQSFLLTEVLHLTIHYLHSTTETEQGIFDQVLHGDLDFSMDPWPAISDEAKDLLKKMLTRNPKKRPTAHEVLCHPWVQVDGVAPDKPLDSAVLSRLKQFSAMNKLKKMALRVIADSLSEEEIAGLKEMFRMIDTDNSGSITFEELKAGLKRVGANLTENEIHALMEAADVDNSGTIDYGEFIAATLHLNKAQREDHLFAAFSYFDKDGSGYITQDELQQACEEFGIEDVRLEEMIYEVDQDNDGRIDYNEFVAMMQKGNPAFGKKGLQNNFSIGFREALKL